A window of Dromiciops gliroides isolate mDroGli1 chromosome X, mDroGli1.pri, whole genome shotgun sequence contains these coding sequences:
- the CLIC2 gene encoding chloride intracellular channel protein 2 isoform X3: MADWGPNAKQEPEIELFVKAGFDGESIGNCPFCQRLFMVLWLKGVKFNVTTVDMTRYPRLSPKYMESFDVGCDIFAKFSAYIKNTQKDTNKHLEKALLREFKRLDIYLNTPLPDEIDQDSAEEITESRRLFLDGDQLTLADCNLLPKLHIIKVVAKKYRDFDIPAEFSGVWRYLGNAYAREEFSHTCPADKEIESTYASVAKK; encoded by the exons ATGGCAGACTGGGGGCCCAACGCCAAACAGGAGCCTGAGATTGAGCTCTTTGTCAAG GCTGGTTTTGATGGGGAGAGCATTGGGAATTGTCCCTTTTGCCAACGCCTCTTCATGGTCCTCTGGTTGAAAGGAGTCAAGTTCAATGTGACAACTGTTGACATGACCAG GTATCCGCGTCTGAGTCCCAAGTATATGGAGTCCTTTGATGTGGGCTGTGACATCTTTGCCAAGTTTTCTGCATACATTaagaacacacaaaaggataCCAATAAAC ATCTGGAGAAAGCTTTGCTGAGGGAATTTAAGCGTCTGGACATCTATCTGAACACCCCGCTTCCGGATGAAATTGATCAGGACAGTGCGGAAGAAATCACGGAGTCCAGAAGGCTGTTCCTGGATGGAGATCAGCTGACCCTGGCTGACTGTAACCTGCTCCCTAAACTGCACATCATCAAG GTGGTTGCCAAGAAATACCGGGACTTCGACATCCCTGCTGAATTCTCGGGAGTCTGGCGCTATCTGGGAAATGCCTACGCCCGAGAGGAGTTCAGCCACACGTGCCCCGCAGATAAGGAGATTGAAAGCACTTATGCATCTGTGGCTAAAAAATGA
- the CLIC2 gene encoding chloride intracellular channel protein 2 isoform X1, whose product MADWGPNAKQEPEIELFVKAGFDGESIGNCPFCQRLFMVLWLKGVKFNVTTVDMTRKPIELKELAPGSSPPFLLFNKELKTDFIKIEEFLEQVLAPPRYPRLSPKYMESFDVGCDIFAKFSAYIKNTQKDTNKHLEKALLREFKRLDIYLNTPLPDEIDQDSAEEITESRRLFLDGDQLTLADCNLLPKLHIIKVVAKKYRDFDIPAEFSGVWRYLGNAYAREEFSHTCPADKEIESTYASVAKK is encoded by the exons ATGGCAGACTGGGGGCCCAACGCCAAACAGGAGCCTGAGATTGAGCTCTTTGTCAAG GCTGGTTTTGATGGGGAGAGCATTGGGAATTGTCCCTTTTGCCAACGCCTCTTCATGGTCCTCTGGTTGAAAGGAGTCAAGTTCAATGTGACAACTGTTGACATGACCAG GAAACCTATAGAGCTGAAAGAATTAGCCCCAGGATCCAGTCCTCCTTTCTTGTTGTTTAACAAGGAACTGAAGACAGACTTCATTAAAATCGAGGAGTTTCTAGAGCAGGTCCTGGCTCCTCCAAG GTATCCGCGTCTGAGTCCCAAGTATATGGAGTCCTTTGATGTGGGCTGTGACATCTTTGCCAAGTTTTCTGCATACATTaagaacacacaaaaggataCCAATAAAC ATCTGGAGAAAGCTTTGCTGAGGGAATTTAAGCGTCTGGACATCTATCTGAACACCCCGCTTCCGGATGAAATTGATCAGGACAGTGCGGAAGAAATCACGGAGTCCAGAAGGCTGTTCCTGGATGGAGATCAGCTGACCCTGGCTGACTGTAACCTGCTCCCTAAACTGCACATCATCAAG GTGGTTGCCAAGAAATACCGGGACTTCGACATCCCTGCTGAATTCTCGGGAGTCTGGCGCTATCTGGGAAATGCCTACGCCCGAGAGGAGTTCAGCCACACGTGCCCCGCAGATAAGGAGATTGAAAGCACTTATGCATCTGTGGCTAAAAAATGA
- the LOC122733564 gene encoding polyadenylate-binding protein 1-like, translated as MHPSAPSYPTASLYVGDLHPEVSEAMLYEKFSPAGPILSIRVCRDMITRRSLGYAYVNFQQPADAERALETMNFDVIKGKPVRIMWSQRDPSLRRSGVGNIFIKNLDKSIDNKALFDTFSAFGNILSCKVVCDENGSKGYGFVHFETREAAERAIDKMNGMLLNDRKVFVGRFKSRKEREAEMGARAKEYTNVYIKNFGEDMDDLRLKRLFGKFGPALSVRVMTDESGTSRGFGFVNFERHEDAQKAVEEMNGKELNGRKIYVGRAQKKGERQTELKRKFEQMKQDRITRYQGVNLYVKNLDDGIDDERLRKEFSPFGTITSAKVMMEGGRSKGFGFVCFSSPEEATKAVTEMNGRIVATKPLYIALAQRKEERQAHLTNQYMQRMASVRAVPNPVINPYQPPPSGYFMTALPQTQNRAAYYPAGQIAPLRPSPRWTAQGARPHPFQNMPGAIRPAAPRPPFGTMRPPSSQVPRVLSGRAANASAQNMGARPAAGGGGGPAVRSVPQYKYAAGVRNPQQHLNAQPQVTLQQPAVHVQGQEPLTASMLASAPPQEQKQMLGERLFPLIQAMHPTLAGKITGMLLEIDNSELLHMLESPESLRSKVDEAVAVLQAHQAKEAAQKAVNSAPNVPAV; from the coding sequence ATGCACCCCAGCGCCCCCAGCTACCCCACGGCCTCGCTGTACGTGGGGGACCTGCACCCCGAGGTGAGCGAGGCGATGCTGTACGAGAAATTCAGCCCGGCCGGGCCCATCCTCTCCATCCGCGTCTGCAGGGACATGATCACCCGGCGCTCCCTGGGCTACGCCTATGTCAACTTCCAGCAGCCGGCTGACGCCGAGCGAGCCCTGGAGACCATGAATTTCGATGTCATCAAGGGCAAGCCGGTGCGCATCATGTGGTCCCAGAGGGACCCCTCCCTCCGCAGAAGCGGCGTGGGCAACATCTTCATCAAAAACCTGGACAAATCCATTGATAATAAGGCTCTGTTTGATACCTTCTCTGCCTTTGGGAACATCCTCTCCTGTAAGGTGGTATGTGATGAGAATGGGTCCAAGGGCTATGGATTTGTCCACTTTGAGACCCGAGAGGCCGCCGAGAGGGCCATTGACAAGATGAACGGGATGCTTCTGAATGACCGCAAGGTCTTCGTGGGGCGCTTTAAATCCCGcaaggagagagaggcagagatgggggcCAGGGCCAAGGAGTACACCAACGTGTACATCAAGAACTTTGGCGAGGACATGGACGATCTGAGGCTCAAGAGGCTCTTCGGTAAGTTTGGGCCGGCTTTAAGTGTCAGGGTGATGACTGATGAAAGCGGCACGTCCAGAGGGTTTGGCTTTGTGAACTTTGAGAGGCACGAGGATGCCCAAAAGGCTGTGGAAGAGATGAATGGCAAAGAACTGAATGGCAGAAAGATCTATGTGGGCCGGGCTCAGAAAAAGGGGGAGCGCCAGACGGAACTCAAGCGCAAATTTGAGCAGATGAAGCAGGACAGGATCACCAGGTACCAGGGGGTGAACCTGTATGTCAAAAACCTCGATGATGGCATCGACGACGAGCGCCTGCGCAAAGAGTTCTCCCCATTCGGGACCATCACCAGCGCCAAGGTGATGATGGAAGGGGGCCGCAGCAAAGGCTTTGGCTTCGTGTGTTTCTCCTCCCCGGAGGAAGCCACCAAAGCCGTCACCGAGATGAATGGCAGGATCGTGGCCACCAAGCCTTTGTACATCGCTCTAGCCCAGCGCAAAGAGGAGCGGCAGGCTCACCTCACCAACCAGTACATGCAGAGGATGGCCAGTGTCAGAGCCGTGCCCAACCCAGTGATCAACCCTTACCAGCCTCCTCCTTCGGGCTACTTCATGACAGCTCTTCCTCAGACTCAGAACCGGGCTGCCTACTACCCTGCTGGCCAGATCGCCCCTCTCAGACCCAGTCCTCGCTGGACTGCGCAGGGCGCCAGACCTCACCCGTTCCAGAACATGCCCGGTGCTATCCGCCCGGCGGCTCCTAGGCCACCATTCGGTACCATGAGGCCGCCTTCTTCCCAGGTGCCCCGAGTGCTGTCCGGTCGAGCGGCAAACGCATCCGCTCAGAACATGGGTGCCCGTCCGGCCGCCGGTGGCGGGGGTGGCCCTGCTGTCCGTTCTGTGCCACAGTACAAGTACGCTGCCGGGGTTCGCAATCCCCAGCAGCATCTCAACGCCCAGCCACAGGTTACCCTGCAGCAGCCTGCGGTTCACGTGCAAGGTCAGGAGCCTCTGACGGCTTCCATGTTGGCGTCCGCCCCTCCGCAGGAGCAGAAGCAGATGCTGGGCGAACGGCTGTTCCCGCTCATTCAGGCCATGCACCCTACCCTGGCTGGTAAAATCACCGGCATGTTGCTAGAAATCGACAACTCGGAGCTCCTCCACATGCTGGAGTCTCCCGAGTCTCTGCGTTCTAAGGTGGATGAGGCTGTGGCAGTGCTGCAAGCTCACCAGGCGAAAGAGGCCGCCCAGAAAGCTGTGAATAGTGCCCCCAACGTGCCTGCTGTTTAA
- the CLIC2 gene encoding chloride intracellular channel protein 2 isoform X2, translating to MAGFDGESIGNCPFCQRLFMVLWLKGVKFNVTTVDMTRKPIELKELAPGSSPPFLLFNKELKTDFIKIEEFLEQVLAPPRYPRLSPKYMESFDVGCDIFAKFSAYIKNTQKDTNKHLEKALLREFKRLDIYLNTPLPDEIDQDSAEEITESRRLFLDGDQLTLADCNLLPKLHIIKVVAKKYRDFDIPAEFSGVWRYLGNAYAREEFSHTCPADKEIESTYASVAKK from the exons ATG GCTGGTTTTGATGGGGAGAGCATTGGGAATTGTCCCTTTTGCCAACGCCTCTTCATGGTCCTCTGGTTGAAAGGAGTCAAGTTCAATGTGACAACTGTTGACATGACCAG GAAACCTATAGAGCTGAAAGAATTAGCCCCAGGATCCAGTCCTCCTTTCTTGTTGTTTAACAAGGAACTGAAGACAGACTTCATTAAAATCGAGGAGTTTCTAGAGCAGGTCCTGGCTCCTCCAAG GTATCCGCGTCTGAGTCCCAAGTATATGGAGTCCTTTGATGTGGGCTGTGACATCTTTGCCAAGTTTTCTGCATACATTaagaacacacaaaaggataCCAATAAAC ATCTGGAGAAAGCTTTGCTGAGGGAATTTAAGCGTCTGGACATCTATCTGAACACCCCGCTTCCGGATGAAATTGATCAGGACAGTGCGGAAGAAATCACGGAGTCCAGAAGGCTGTTCCTGGATGGAGATCAGCTGACCCTGGCTGACTGTAACCTGCTCCCTAAACTGCACATCATCAAG GTGGTTGCCAAGAAATACCGGGACTTCGACATCCCTGCTGAATTCTCGGGAGTCTGGCGCTATCTGGGAAATGCCTACGCCCGAGAGGAGTTCAGCCACACGTGCCCCGCAGATAAGGAGATTGAAAGCACTTATGCATCTGTGGCTAAAAAATGA